The following DNA comes from Gloeocapsa sp. DLM2.Bin57.
AATCCCTGGATTAATAATCCTTGTAACTGAAGATTAGTAGGAAATTGTTTGAGGACATTTAATAATGTTAAACCCTCTGGTGCAAAGCTAGCTTGAACGATCGCTCCTCTTAAAGCGTATCCCCCATTGCTTCCTCCCTCAAGAGTAATCCCTTTTCCTAAACGCATTAGGATAGATTCTCCCATTTTAGTATTAAAAAAGCGGGAAACTAAAACAGGTTCTAGATCTATTTTTTTAGTTAGTGATTCTTGAAACTCTTGCTGTTGTTCAGGAGTAACTCGATTTAAAAAGAAGGCTAAATCTGGATTAATTGTCCCATTAACAGCAAAAGCTTCTAAAGATTCTACCTTCACAGAAAACATTAAAGGTGGATAAGATAGCAATATTTTTTCAGCAGCTTTAAGAGGAATTGAGGTTAGAATAACTAAACAAAAGCTTAATAAACCCAAAATAATCTTCTTGTTTTTTAACATTGCATTTATTTAGTAAAATTATACTCAGTAAAAACATCTGGCATAAAATCATAAATCGTTTCTTGAGTTAAACCAAATTGTTCTAGAGAATATTTATGTTTACTTTTATATCCTTGTTGTGCTGCTTGAATTTGGGTTTTAAATTTAGTCAAAGTTTCAGTAGTTAAAGATAGGTCAAATTGACTATAAATCTGCTCAATAACCTCCAGAGTATTGGTAATTAAATCTTCGTATCTAACCTCTAAAAACCTTTCTGGCTGTTTTTGGCGCAATTTTTGGAAAATTTGCAGTCTTTGACGGTAATAATCAGCGTATAGCTTTGCTAGAGCTTTACTACTATCAAAATTGTTGCGTGTTTGGGGAACAAAACTATTCCAGGAAGCATTATACATACTCAAGAGAGAGGGAATCGCTTGATAAGGATGACGAATAAGGTGAATAACCTTTAAATCTGGTATAGCGTCTAACATGGTTTGCAATCTTCCTGTACAAGTAGTATTTTTAATCAGTAGGGTTTTATCTCTACCTATTGCGTATAAATGTCTTTGCAAACAATCTAGATAATGAGACATTAATTTTTCGCGGGTTGAAATTGGTAATCTATCTACCCAACCAGACTCCTCAAGTTCATTAAAAAAGGGAAATAAGAGAGTAATGACTGGGGATAACATCGTAAAGACAAAGAATTGTTCGTCTTCTTCCGCTTCATTTAATTTAGTAGTGTGAATCGTTTCCCAACCACTAAAACCTTTTTTTTCTAAAGATGTCAGCATATTGGTAAATATCTTTAACTTTTCTAACCTATCCAAAAGCTGATAGATGCTGATAGAGGGAAAAATAGTGTGATAGAGTTTAGTATAGGTAAACTGCTCATCCTCACAGAGTAAACGATGTAAAAAAGTTGTACCACTGCGAGGGTTACCAGTGATATAAATAGGAGCTATAATCGGTTGTTGACGATAAGAAGAATAGGGGATGCTCTCTAATTTACGCACTAGAGAGACAAAAGAATGTAACCCTAAAAAAGCACTACTAAAAAGAGTAACGTAGGTAGCGTGGAGAGGGTGGAAATGTTGTCTAGAGAAACTGGTTTTAATCGCTTTCCAGAATAGTTGCTGGTTTAAATACATACTTGTTAAGCTCAAAGAGATTTAATTAACTTTACCCTATCTCTAGCATATTTATGCTTTTCTGAACATCCACCCTGAATATTAATTGCTAACTATTCGTAAACCTTTTTGGGCTAATTTTTCCTCAACTAATAACATTTCTTTAGTATCTTCTCCAGCAACTATACCGTAGATATCTGTATAGATTTTACCATACTTAACCTTTTCTAAAGCAGATAAGATCAAGAAATCTTTCTTGTCTAATTCTGGTTTTAAGGTAACTAGTATTTCATCTAAAGTACCATTCATCTGATAATCTCCTGAATATTTAGCTACATTTTTACCCGACTCAAGCAAGCGATGACGTTGTAAACATAAAGGAGTTGAACCATTGACGCGATAATTAATATCAATCACGTGTAATCCTCCGTCTTTATCTTCTAAAACATCGCAACCAATCACCCCAAAATAACCTTTTTCATGAGCATAAGCAGATACTTTAGTAATAATGGTTGTAAATTTACTCATATCTACTCCTTCATAGTGAATCAATCCTCCAAGGAATTTACCTTCACTAGTTACCATTTGACTAGTTGCACCAATCAACGTAACTTGACCAGATTTAGAGACATAAAATTGCACACAATAGTTTTGGACTTCATTCTTAACAAAATCAGAGATAATAATATAGTCTAGTAACTGATTATAATAATATTTTTTCATTTCTCGGATACAATAATCTAAATCACTGGCTGATTTAATAATATACGTTCCTTCTCCTGATAATCCATGTGATACCTTAACTAAATAGGGAAAATTATGAGTAATTTTTATCTCGTCTATTGGAGTTTCATTAACATCATAGATATCGTATTTAGGTGCTTGAACTCCTGTTTCAGCTAAACTAGTTTTGCTCAATAACTGATAATGAACATCAGGATCTACTGCGTGTTTTTTTGGTAAAAGAGAATCAAAAGGAAACAGAGTGATTAACTTATCATATTTGGGACTTTGGTTGAGATAATCTAAGTAAATTTTACGCTCTAAGGTTTCGATGTTATTATATTTATAACCAAATTGTTCTTGCCAATAGCTAACTAAGACGTTACGAGGAGATTTAAAAATAATGCCAGTAATATCATCTCCTAATACAGCCAAATTTTTCCAAGGTTCTTTTTGACAGAGTTTATCATAAGATGCTTTAGTAGCTTCCTCGCTTCCGTCTTGAATGAAATACTTTTTATAATTAGGATAAATAGCCCAACTAGCCGTAGAAGGATAATTAAGAATAAAACCATAGTTACCGTCGCTAATATCTTCAGCAAATAAGCTAGAGAAAGAACCTTCTTTAAAATAGGTAAATGACATTTATTTTTCCTCTGAATCTCAATAAGATGATTAATGGCTGCTATTTTACAGTTGAGAGATCTCAGCAAAAGTTCCTGATGAACATTAGGCTCTTTCGGCATTATGCTATGGATTATTACTTATATACTGAATATTCTGACTCGTGAATGCTACTTTATAATACGATTTTAGGTGCGGAATGGTGATAAGCTTTCACTTATCGTTTATAGACACGAGATGCAAAAGAGAAGAAAATGTAACTTTAGATACAATTAACCCCATAATGCCGAGAGAGCCGATATATAGCACTACCTACGTGCAAAGCACTCATGCACTCACGCAAAAGTAGATTAGTACTGGGTTTCATAACTTTAAAATGTTCTAATCTTAACTTGTACTGCTGTAAAAGGTCAACTTCGACTGCTGTAGTATTAGCAGGAAAAGTAGCTGTAATAGGATATGGGCAAATTTAGAGACAATAATAATTCTTCATTCTTCATTCTTTTATTTACCTACTCCCTATTCCCTATCCCGTAGCGCTATATCTAAAATACTTTGATAACAAATATCTAAATATTGCTCAAGATTATCTAGTTGAAAAGTTTTTCTACCTTGTGGAGTGTGTTTAACAATATTATCACCAGTTTGGGTTAGTAAAATACCATTAGGTAATAAAGATGATGCTAACATAGTTTCTTTACTAGTAGGTTCAACTAGAATAACTAAATCACTACCTTGATAAAATAACCCTTCATTTTCAAAAATTGTCTCTGGATATTCAGCGATTAATAAATCTAAGTGAGGATGACGTAACAAACTCTGAATATTAACATTATAGGGTTGTTGTTGGATGCGTTGGCGTTGGTTTAAATAAACACCTTCTTGACAAATACCGCCGATTAAATAATCAGGATAACTAGTTAAAATAGATTGAATCAGTTCAGCTAATTCTTGTTGACTTAAACGATTAAAAGTAACAATAGGAATTCGCGAAGGTTTATCCTTAGGGAAAAAGAAATTAAAAATATGACGGGGAACATCAATACTGTTACCTTGTGCGGGTTTAAGGTGCATAAAAACCCCAGGAGAAGCGTTAATTTCAATTATCCCAAAATTGCCCTCTTTCCAGGATTTAGAGATATCCGTAGCAATGACATCAATACCTAAACAAGCAAGACCAAGATATTGGGCGATATCTTCAGCTAATTGTCGATTATCGGGATGAATCTCACTAGTGCAATCGATACTAACTCCACCCGCGGAAATATTAGCGACTTTGCGTAAATAAACCGTTTGGTTAAGAGGAATTACTGTATCTAAAGATAAACCTTGTTCTTGTATATAACTTTCTAAGATCTCATCAACTAAGATTTTAGTTAGAGGGGAAATAGGTGTATCTTTACGTATTTCTTTTTTGTTTTCTTCTGTAATTAATTCAGCCAAAGTTTGAGCCCCATTACCTATTACATAGGGAGGACGGCGTTCCACCGCAGCGACAAATTGTTCACCAACACAAACCAGACGAAAATCTGAACCTGTTAAACTTTCTTCGATTACAATAGGATTAGTGGTAGAGGTAGCTTGGGCTTTTTCAAAAGCATTAATTAAGCTATTTTTATCGTTAATTTGTGCAGTAACACCGATTCCTTCATGTCCCGCTACTGGTTTAATAGCTACTGGATAACCAATCTCTTCAATAACAGCTAAAGCGGATGCTAGGGTATAAACAATTTTACCTTTAGGTACAGGAAAACCGAGATTAATCAGAAAATCTTTAGAATCGTCTTTTTGTGTGGTTAAATCTGAATCCAAAAGACTATCACAGTCAAAAATAGTAGATAATCCCCGAATTTGATATTTACCATAACCATATTGTATTAATCCTTCTTCCCAGACAAGAAAAGTAGGAATATCCATCTGGTAAGCTGTATTTAATAAAGAATAGATAGTCGGATTTCCATAAATAGAATTACCAAATTTTTGTTGTAAAATCTGTAATTGTTGCTCAAAATCAAAATCTTTACCCAGAGTAATATTCTCTAACCATTGATAAACTGTTTCTACGATCGCGCGACTAGTAGCATAATGCAGAGATTGTAAAGCTATACGTTCAAAATCAGGATAATTATGTTTACTCACACGGTTTAAATACAAGTCCATATCTAATTGGCTAAAGTAATAAAGCGTCTCGGTGAGTAATTCTCCATAACCGTTAAGTTTTAACTTTTGTAAAGCTGGTAAATATTGACTCATCTTATCTTGATAAGTTTCCACACTCAGAGGTTTAGCTTGATGAGATAGGCTAAAGTCAAAAACTAATGCTCCCGTATTAAGATAGGGATTAGGACCGAGATAATATTTAAAATTAGTTATGGTAAACACTGTTTAGGAGAATA
Coding sequences within:
- a CDS encoding cyanophycin synthetase produces the protein MFTITNFKYYLGPNPYLNTGALVFDFSLSHQAKPLSVETYQDKMSQYLPALQKLKLNGYGELLTETLYYFSQLDMDLYLNRVSKHNYPDFERIALQSLHYATSRAIVETVYQWLENITLGKDFDFEQQLQILQQKFGNSIYGNPTIYSLLNTAYQMDIPTFLVWEEGLIQYGYGKYQIRGLSTIFDCDSLLDSDLTTQKDDSKDFLINLGFPVPKGKIVYTLASALAVIEEIGYPVAIKPVAGHEGIGVTAQINDKNSLINAFEKAQATSTTNPIVIEESLTGSDFRLVCVGEQFVAAVERRPPYVIGNGAQTLAELITEENKKEIRKDTPISPLTKILVDEILESYIQEQGLSLDTVIPLNQTVYLRKVANISAGGVSIDCTSEIHPDNRQLAEDIAQYLGLACLGIDVIATDISKSWKEGNFGIIEINASPGVFMHLKPAQGNSIDVPRHIFNFFFPKDKPSRIPIVTFNRLSQQELAELIQSILTSYPDYLIGGICQEGVYLNQRQRIQQQPYNVNIQSLLRHPHLDLLIAEYPETIFENEGLFYQGSDLVILVEPTSKETMLASSLLPNGILLTQTGDNIVKHTPQGRKTFQLDNLEQYLDICYQSILDIALRDRE
- a CDS encoding sulfotransferase, translating into MYLNQQLFWKAIKTSFSRQHFHPLHATYVTLFSSAFLGLHSFVSLVRKLESIPYSSYRQQPIIAPIYITGNPRSGTTFLHRLLCEDEQFTYTKLYHTIFPSISIYQLLDRLEKLKIFTNMLTSLEKKGFSGWETIHTTKLNEAEEDEQFFVFTMLSPVITLLFPFFNELEESGWVDRLPISTREKLMSHYLDCLQRHLYAIGRDKTLLIKNTTCTGRLQTMLDAIPDLKVIHLIRHPYQAIPSLLSMYNASWNSFVPQTRNNFDSSKALAKLYADYYRQRLQIFQKLRQKQPERFLEVRYEDLITNTLEVIEQIYSQFDLSLTTETLTKFKTQIQAAQQGYKSKHKYSLEQFGLTQETIYDFMPDVFTEYNFTK
- a CDS encoding ATP-grasp domain-containing protein gives rise to the protein MSFTYFKEGSFSSLFAEDISDGNYGFILNYPSTASWAIYPNYKKYFIQDGSEEATKASYDKLCQKEPWKNLAVLGDDITGIIFKSPRNVLVSYWQEQFGYKYNNIETLERKIYLDYLNQSPKYDKLITLFPFDSLLPKKHAVDPDVHYQLLSKTSLAETGVQAPKYDIYDVNETPIDEIKITHNFPYLVKVSHGLSGEGTYIIKSASDLDYCIREMKKYYYNQLLDYIIISDFVKNEVQNYCVQFYVSKSGQVTLIGATSQMVTSEGKFLGGLIHYEGVDMSKFTTIITKVSAYAHEKGYFGVIGCDVLEDKDGGLHVIDINYRVNGSTPLCLQRHRLLESGKNVAKYSGDYQMNGTLDEILVTLKPELDKKDFLILSALEKVKYGKIYTDIYGIVAGEDTKEMLLVEEKLAQKGLRIVSN